In Nilaparvata lugens isolate BPH chromosome 5, ASM1435652v1, whole genome shotgun sequence, the following proteins share a genomic window:
- the LOC120351536 gene encoding uncharacterized protein LOC120351536: MAAIVGYHTRQVLYFGVKNKYCVTCTRKPGDTHHTCFKNWNGSSSSMEAATIVALHITKRKYCILVIWTPKGLKTFEIERDDEFWKENMKEKLETFYMKCLLPELIDPRQRRSLPIREPEYILLAQAKKQK, from the coding sequence gcAGCGATAGTTGGATACCACACAAGACAGGTTCTGTACTTTGgcgtgaaaaataaatattgtgtaACCTGTACACGCAAGCCTGGAGACACACATCACACGTGCTTCAAGAACTGGAATGGTAGCTCATCTAGCATGGAAGCTGCTACCATCGTGGCACTACATATAACAAAAAGAAAGTACTGTATTCTTGTCATTTGGACTCCAAAAGGCCTCAAAACTTTTGAGATTGAACGGGATGATGAGTTTTGGAAAGAGAACATGAAAGAAAAACTAGAAACATTTTATATGAAATGTTTACTTCCCGAACTCATCGATCCAAGACAGCGAAGAAGTTTGCCAATTCGTGAACCGGAGTACATTTTGCTGGCTCAAgcgaaaaaacaaaaatga